The Juglans regia cultivar Chandler chromosome 6, Walnut 2.0, whole genome shotgun sequence genome contains the following window.
ACGTAGACGGGACTCAGTAGCATGAGAGTAGAGAGAATCCACTACTCGATCTCCTTGGAAAAAGACAAGTCCATGCATCATACCTATCAATTATGGCAACTTCCTTActcaacaaaatataataaagtcaATCCCACCTTGTATTAATATGTTACGAAGGATAAGAGTTGGTAAAATTAAGAAAGAGATTgcgatttttattttcttttgtaattttagcATACCCTCCAAGACGATGATTGTGTTTGTAAAGATCATTACTCACTTGTACTAACAAAAGGAGAAGATAAATAATTTCTACATGTCTTGAATAGACAAGCCTCACATacgcttttataaaaaagtgaacccaccttaaaaaaaatataaaaaatataaaaaaaaaaaaaaaaaaaactgttattttttaatgtgactcacatttttacaaaaggtCTGTGCGAAACTtttctatttgagacttgtatataatattactcaagAAGATAAATAGTAGGAaccacgtgtatatatatatatatcattgttgatatatatatatatatatatatatatatatatatatagtgtgacTCACATTCcttccattaatttgttttttggtgGGTgcaagattttttaaatttacttcctcaaattatatattctttttataattttgatataaacttatatcaaaattattttctagtCCTCAAATATATACTGCAATTTGTTAACTTAATCTCTACATTATGATCATATGTATATGAGAAAACCTTCTGACCTGCTAGGCTTATAACCCACTAAAAACAGCCCACCAATAGTATTTGGATACATACgcatttcatctttattttcgTGTGACTGCACCTCACCGGATTAGAATGACTATTGGCTTTTGGTGTTTCCCTTTCATCTTTGTTTTTGCCCACCGCATCGGATCGCTGCTTGGTATTGCCGGGTACATCTTCACGGTCTTGTTTCTTGCATACTCCAATAATGTCTTGCTTTTAAATCCTCGTGGaggagaaagtgagagagatagaggtgCTGGTGCTGATGCAGACTGTGCAGTATTGGGTGTCTGATGTCTTGCTTTTAAATCCTCgtggaggagagagaaagaggagagagaagagGTTCGATCTTACACACAAGGGGTCGAACTCGGACGGAAGAGATGCTTGTGTCTcgatgagatgaatttgaaaGGGGCAGGGCAGTTTTGTGCGATTTGAACGGCAGGGACGAAGAGAGTCTAAAAGGGGCAGGGCTGATCTTGTGTGGCTGtgactatttcttttttgtaaatTCTGACGTGGCTGATTCTATTAGGAGGGTGTTTATTAGAGATAAACGGCCGGACCGCTTAGAAGCggacttctatatatataccagcACGTAGGTCACTTTTTATGTTCATCATAATgttgaacaatattttaacgAAGGCGCCCACAAATTATAACTTGATTTTCAATAAAACCTGGTTATTTACTTATCTGGATGCATGCATGTGCTTAATTGTTCTGTCTTCATGAGTTAGTTGCAGGTATGACGTTCTCTTTAATTCATGAGTTTGAGATATTGTTCAGTGAAAGCAATGTTAATTGTACGATCTTTATTTGTATCTTTAATACCTAATGGGCAGATTTTCCTTAAGTTCGGTTGTTTGATCTGGGATTTAGGGAAACATGCATGACTTCATTCATCTCAAACACCGTCCATTAATATACATTTTAAACTGGAGTCatcttttagaaaaatgtttggtttacaaaaaaaaattataagaaaaaaattacaaaatgatgTGTCTTGATGTTATACGATGttcgattttaaaaattatttttattataaaataaatttaacgtctCACTTCAagtcacatatatttttatagaatcaatttatagatttccTAATGAAAAAACATTCTTATAGGTGGCATGAAGCGCAATCCAacgtaataattattttcaggcAATTGGAGTAGAGAAAAATAATGGAATGAAATAGagattcaactcatttaatatatagataCAAACATGGGAATATAATGGAAATTAAAGACCtggacattatatataataggaaaCGTACTTTTAATCAGGACTTTGAAGTACTTAATTTATACTTTTTCAGAAGggtaaggaaaaagaaaggatcAATTGGCGGCAGCGTGCTCAGAAAAAGTTTGATGTCCAAGGTTGAAGCAGGCTTCCTTTGTTGTGGGTACGAGTCGGATTCAATGACGTTGCGATCATCATCATAATCAACACGACGCCTCTTAGAAATTTGACTTCCATGATCCATTGGATTTGCTAAATTTCCAATATCTTTAATGGGTGCGTCCAAATGGAcatcaacattttcatcatctttcgcATTCTGTTCATGGTTTTGTATGACAGATGAACTCCACAACGTTTGAAGGTCACTAAATTTGGATTGCTTTCAAATATAATCCTCAGATTGTTTGCTGGCTCTACAATTCGTGGTCGTAAGTGCTCGAACCATACATGATCTGAATCCATTTCATCAAATTTTCCTACACATCTGTTACCAAAGAGTTTAGTTGATCCTATCATGATGTCAACAGTCAAACGCTCAGTCCCAACGGGTTCAATAACAGCACAAAAAGAAATTCCTATGATGTCATCCAAATTATACCGTGGGGACCCTTTAATATCAAATTCACATCGATGACTACCATTTGAAGTCTCCTTGCAATGGCTGAACCAATCTGGAATCTTATTTCCTGGAAATATCATCTTAGCCTGTTGGAtgaataaatcattaaatatatatcaactATATTCAAATATAGAAATTGATTAGCCACACAAAACACCAAATGGATATATAAGGAAAagagaactatatatatatatatatatatatagagggaCTTACTTCATTCCATGCAGAATTTGGCATACAATAATTCCCCATATTATTCACTAATTTATAGCATCTGGTCAACTTAATCCATTTTAGCATTgggaaatgaaatatttttgatatttctGGTAATCTTTCCAGTGATATGCATCCATCAGCATAAAGCTCTTCTAGATTCGGTGGAAACTCCATAATTTCTTGAAGTTGCTTGCAATCATCCAAATGAAGTCTCCACAATCTGACAAATGTTTTGATGCTTGCTGGAATGCTTACGATATCACTACCTGACAGATCTAATACTTCCAGTTCCAGATTGCGAAAGCAACTAAATGGCCCAAAGAAATTCGATTTTGATAGGCCAGAGTTGATAAGAAACAATTTAAGAGCAGTGGTTGATTTTGTTGGAGGCGGCAATGGGAATAATTCTGCACCTACTGAAGCTTCATTTTCCCAGCTTGTAGGCACTACATAAGGTGTGGGTTGTCCATTATgcatctcctcctccatcccaaaacttataatatttggACAATGGTCGAGGCTCATATACTGTAGAGATCTCAATTGATGAAAGCTACTTGGTAGACGCTTGAGGTTTATGGAGCGACTTAGGAGTAAATATGCAAGCCCAGTGAGGTACCCAATGGATGAAGGCAATTCTTCTATTGAGGTGCCCATTAAGTGGACTTCATGTAAATGTTTcatttcacattctatttcAGGAAAGTTTTGAAGGCTTGAGCAATCACTGAGATCAAGGAATCTCAGAGATCTCAATTGGAGTCCCCTTGGAAAGCTCTTTAGATTGAAACATCTACCAAGATTCAACTTAACAAGCTTATCAAGCTGTAATCCAACAGAATCATGAACTTCAACTAGATTTTTACAAGAACGAAGATctatttccttcaaatttggGCAACTTGAAATATCCGAGAATTTCGTTAAGAAATCACAATCACGGAAATTCATAACAGTGAGATTCtgttaaaagaaaagaacatcaaacttaagtttaaagaaagaaatattgaaaataatgatAGTTGTACCTTAAAATATTCCAAGTGTATCTCTTGAATGCGACTACCAGGCATACGTAGAATAAAGAGTTCGTCTCCACGAAATTCAGATGGCATAGATTGTAAAGGACAATTAGGCCAATCAAGCACACTTACTGAATTAGGTAGACAATTAGGTTCTCCAGAAAAGTGTGCATTGCGACATCTAAATAATCTGAGTCTTTTCATATTCTTGAAGGCCTTGGGACTCAAGCGGATGATATCAGCACCTTCAGGAAAATCTACAACAATTGCTTCAACTCTGTATGTTCCCTATATAGGAAGACAATGCATGTTTAAGTGTGCCAAcaagatcaaaaaataaattatgcatatatttatatacacacacgtataATATGTCGCAAGTTCCAAATTAGAAACAATGTTTAATTGAAAGAGATTTTGATATGACTTACTATATCTTCCTCCAGTACTTTGCGAACatctttatgaaagaataatCTGCTACGTGGTCCTGGATTTTTGAGCGATTCTTGTCGAACAACTTCTCTTCCCATATCTCGTAACAAGTCATGCATTTGCAATCTTCCATCGGACTTCGAAATAAGACACTTCTCCCTAAGTCTTGGGATCGAAGAGTTTGGGAAAAACCCAAAATTATCTAGTATCTTTATAATGACATCATCAAGCCATTGTCCATTGAAAAAACATGCAATGTCAAGAAAAACATTCTTTTCGTTTTCACTTAATCTATCATAACttgtttgaagtattttttgaatatcTTGGTGAGGGATTTTCTTGTACTCATCCATTGAACTTACCCACTCTTTTTTAGTTCTGCCATATAAATCCGAACCAAGCACCGTTAAAACTAGTGGAAGGCTCCCAGCATAATTTATGATCTGTTCTACAAACTCTCCATAACTGTCAACCGGGTTCTCACTTCTAAAAGCATGCCAACAAAATAGTTGAAAAGCATCATCTTGATTCAATCCCGTCATCTCATATGTTGAATCAACTCCATGAGCAGGCAACAAGTGTTGATCTCTTGTTGTGATGATGATTCTACTTCCTTTACCAAACCAATCACGAGCTCCTGCTAATGTTTTTAATTGATCCAAGTGGTCTACACCATCAAGAATTAGAAGAACTCTTTTAGAGTGAAGCCTACGCTTTATCTTACTGATTCCCGTATCAATATTGTCAACCTTCAAACTTTTACACTCtcctaaaatgttaaaaagaagTGTCTCTTGTAGTTGGACCAAACGATTCACTTGATTCCAAGTGTCGCTATCAATTGGAAGAAAACAACTAGCTTCAAATCGAAAAGCAATCGAATTATAAATTGCTTTGGCTAGAGTTGTCTTACCAATTCCCCCAACTCCAAAAATTCCTATCATTCGTATGTCTTTCGTACCAATGCTTAAAAGCAAATTGACATCTTCTACATGAGGTTTTAATCCAACGGGATGCTCGGCAACatgtaaatataaatgatcATTTGCCATTCTTGAGATGTCTTGAACTATTTCTTCAATGAATTCTGATTCGttcctatttatatataatataaattagaaaaaggATTAATTAATGAATACAGCTATTCACATGAAAACAAGGAAcataatctaaataatttttttcccacaactagaaaataaactaaaataagaaaGACAAAGAACATAAGCAAAGCGTACGAGTTGATCGATCTCTGCATGTACTCTAGTTGGCGATCATAAAAAGGCCAAACAAAAACttagatttttatatagtttCATTCAGGTTGTGATTAGTTCAATTTATTCAGCTTTAATTTCCaataaacttataaagaaattaatgttttagttcCATATTAAAAcccatatatatacaagatgCAGAGTCACAGACTAGTGATTTATACATATGATAGAATGAATGAACAAACACGAATTAGGGGGAAATCATGAATGAACaacacaaattaattaagcagtTAGAAATACCAGCCATTTCTGATCAGATGGTATCCGGACAAATTGGCAACTTCTTGAAGGGCTGCCTTCCACAGCTGCAACTTCATGTGATCAACATTCAATTCTCTGCATGTTTAGCCAATGCTTCTCCAAAACTCTCTTTTTGATTGCGTACATCAGATGGATCTACATGGTAAAACACAGGTAGAACCCTttgttgctttgattttttaCTTTGATCAAGTATCTTCAATAACTCATCCAAACACCATGTTGACGATGCATAATTTTTTGAAAGTACAATAACGAAAATCCTTGAATCTTCTATGGCTTGGAGGAGTGCAGGTGAAATTTCATCACCTCGTCTAAGCTTTTCCTCATCTAAGTAGGTGAGGATTCCCTTTCGATTCAAAGCAAGGTGGAGATGGGCAGTAAAAGTATTACGGGTATCTTCTCCTCTAAAGCTCAAGAACACATCGTAGCGCCATGGAGAGGTGTCTAAAGAAAAGGATGAACTAGAAGAGATTGTAGATAAGACCATGGAAGAAATTAGTCAGTGTACGTGTGTATGTAATGCCTGATGATCACTCTACTTATTGGATGTAGAGAGTTGGAAATCATCGACTCTCCTTTAAAAGGACAACTCCAAGCCATGACGCTTTCTCACACCATAGCTATCAGTTAACGATCTCTTCATGGCAACTTAAGAGAAAGATGTCGCGTTAAGTCAATGCCGCGCTATAATGATAGACTTTATTTGGAGAAAGAGAAACGACATCATTCATAATCACACTTCTCTATCAGTTGAGGAGGCAAACATTCAAATCAAGCGCATCTATGAAGACTATAAAGAAGCGTGAAAGGAAAAAGTTGATCAACAAAGcgaataagaaaaatgatatccTCCTTCTCCAAACTATCAAAGTTTCTCTTTTGATGTAGCAGTATGTGATCAATTTTTAGTAGTCTCAGCAATTCGAAAAAATCACAATGGAGATATTTTGGGAATAATAACGGAAAAGGTACAAACCACTATCCATTTAATTGCAGAAGCAAAAGCAGCGCTGCTAGCAACCAATATGGCCTCAATTCAATGTTTTGCAATAATCGAAGGGGATTCCCAATCAGTAATTACATCCATCGAAAGTCTAGATACCTCTTCGTTCTGAACATATCAACTATTATCAAGGACATTCAACACATATCTAATCTTCATCAAGACTGAAAATTTGTTAAGATACATCGATCTCAAAATTGATGTGCGCACTCAGTTGCGCAATAGGCAGTTACCAATCATGCTTTTGAAAGCCTATTCTTAGATAATATTCCTAGATATTTTCTGTATATTGATAGTGGATAGGATCCTTCTTAAACTCTATATCTCTTTTTTaatctataatatgcttgattaggaagataaaaaaaaaaaaaagagaaagatgcCGCGTTAAGTCAATGCCGCGTGAAGTCATGCATGGAGCCGATGTCAATGCCGTGTGCGTGAAGTCATGCATTGAGTCAATGTCGGCCGCGTGCGTGAAGTCATGCATGGAGCCGATGTCAATGCCGCGTGCGTGAAGTCATGCATTGAGTCAATGTCAATGCCGTGAAGTTATTGAAAGAAAAGATGTTCAGTAATGGCATAGAGGAAGTCGTTCAATACGAAAACAGAGGAATTAGAGCAGGTTTGGaaagttagatgaaaattttgtattttgtttgaagtttaaaatattatgttttaatattattattattttaagatttgaaaaatgtatattgggatttgaaaaagttgaattgtttattatattttgtatagagatttgaaaaatatgtaatgatgagatgagatgatatgaaaattttgtgttttgtcttgtgtcCCAAACTTACCCTTTAAACTTacagaaaaaatagagaatagcGGAAGAACTGTGTCTTCCAAAAACTGTCGCCGAATtgcagagaaaaaaataaaacaccgtCTCTTTTTAgtgtaattctatatataatcgtgaagtgTATAAACACTGCATAATCGTATTGAAAAATAgtaggatctactattaaaaaattaatttttttcatgtaggtccgatattttattcattttttttcaaataattatgcgacggttgcacaattcacgattacaaatatattttctcccGTTTTTATTCCAAACTTCATCCTCCTTTACAATAATAGCCCAATATTTATGAGATTACAAAAGGAAAGTAGACAATTGATAAAGGAAATACTTAGAAACGGAAAcaataaattgaaaacaaatcaaagtAAATCATCCTGAAAACAGGAACAATTCTAAAGGTAAGTTGATGCCGTAACTTCAGGCTTGATAACTCCATCTTCACACCAATTACTTGCATGTTCCAAAATCATAGGAAGCCGCTGCCACGTTGGTTGTATCCATGTCCTGCATCAAGTAACTTCTTGGCAATTTCCTTGCAACTTCTTCTAACTTTAGATGCCATTTTCACACAATGTTCTCATGAGttctgaaggaaaaaaaaaaaaaaaaccaaaacaaattaaCAGTGGTACAAATTACAATGTCAACTCCATTAATACTCCtacatagtaaaataatattatttttaaatttctaaccctataaaattaaagaaaatttccgagaattttaaaaaatattaatatttgtgaataattctATGAAACTTGTTAATTAACTGGCTGTTATTTtaccatttctcaaaaaaaaaaaaaaattgcaatccAACTTtctaattgtttcttttttaatttcagcaTACCCTCCAAGCTGTACACCATAATTGGGGTTAGAGCTGTAATTGAGCCTTAGCCGAGTTggtctttggcttgccgagGTCGACTCAACTCAAAAAACTCGAGCTTGAGATTTATATTTAATCTTTGTTCGAGTTCAACTCAGTAAACTAAACTTTCAACTCAAGCTTGGGCTTAAGCTCAAGCTCGAGTCGAGCCCGGCTTTGCTCAAGttgcttattattattatttttaatatgatttaataattaataaattagataaataaaaaatctaatattgaatttgtataaCTAACAAATAgaatctctattgaattataatattttataattttataataattaatatctaactagttgatatttatccataataacaatatgtTATATacctatataaattattaatacatacacataatatgatagcatatatctatttcatatatggttacCACATATtggtatatgaaattattaaatcttatcgactaattattgtacaaattaaaaaatataactatgaagtatattcagtatataagcataaataattagattacatatcatatatttaattataaaagtgttatgctTAGATTATTAGttcatacatattaatatatatatgtatatatttatcaatatataaatgaacTTTAATCAAGTaaagctaacgagtcgactctgGCATAAACGAGCTGGCCTTAATGAGCCTTAGTTGAGTCTAGTAGAAGTTTTGTTGGGTACgtatcatttactaatcgagcaTATATCTGCTTTTACAAACGAACTTCTTTTTTCAAGAGTCGAGTTCAATTCAAGTTTAACTGAATGATTACTGAACGGACTATCGAACATATTGATTCATTTACCACCATACTGTGGGCAAGATTGTATTCGTAAAGGCCATTATTATTGCATATGGATGTCCCACACCTGAAGTTAGAAAATGGTACGTATAAGAAGAAAATGTTGGGTAGGATCTTACTTTGGCGTTTCTTGTCCTTAATGTCTTGACTCTATATTACGGCCAAAGAATTACTTACTATGGCATTTTTTCAGTTattaaaataacttaatttaaaacaatgattcttttatatttatggtATGCTAGGTGTGTTAACACTGATCCCCTCATCTAGgccaacatataaaatatttaattcaaaacttgcatTTGACTAGGCTCATGATCAAAAGCCTAGTTAAATGCAAAGTATAGCTTATTTCTCTAAACACAACTATATTGAATTAGCCAAaagataattgaaaattttgagctacagtaaaacACTATTTTCCTTCATATTTGGAGTGCTACTGTtcacaattcatatatatattttattcctaTTTAATTCCACAAccgtctttttattttttgtgtatagGTACCAATATAGGTAAACAAATACTTGACATATAGTAATGGAATGAGAGTCATTGAATTTGGCAAGCAATAATTCTAGTAAACAATAACTAGAAGTATGATGTGGGTAATtagattgatgaaaaaatttagttgagaaataataattgaaatatcaaattaaattattaatgtacatatggttagtgtaattataaaatttgaaaaaaaaaattaaaaatataattattaaaaatataatattatattattattttaatgaattcaatggttaattcaatgtggagttatggattTAGAGGTttcaaatttatgaaaaatatgtattttttattaaattttgaatatgactttaatgaaatcaatgtcaatgctctaaaaACTTTAACATTCCCCTCGTTTAGGCCAACatgcatataaaatatttttaattgtttaagaTATATTTGGAAGTTAGAATGTCgagttaataaataaaaaataatattttggatgTAATCAAATAATTCATCCTGTTAAACTGGAGAAGTGGTTGCCGGTTCATCATGCATATAAAACATGCTTTaataattagagaaatgatacttgcagtcgtgagcgtgcagtcgccgtgcagtcgctttgaaaaaagtgaataaataagggacccacctgaaaagaaattaattttttaatagtggaccccactctttttcaaagcgactgcacggcgtttgcgcattccacgactgtatgtagcattactcttaataatatattttatatttataagtaaaactgCTTATTTCAGTTCGATCCGAAACCTCCAGAACGGGTTTGTCCTAAGCCAAAAACCAGAACATCCAATCCGACCTTACCAAGGCGGAGTGTGGTTATAGA
Protein-coding sequences here:
- the LOC108998298 gene encoding disease resistance protein RPP2A-like isoform X1; translation: MKLQLWKAALQEVANLSGYHLIRNGWNESEFIEEIVQDISRMANDHLYLHVAEHPVGLKPHVEDVNLLLSIGTKDIRMIGIFGVGGIGKTTLAKAIYNSIAFRFEASCFLPIDSDTWNQVNRLVQLQETLLFNILGECKSLKVDNIDTGISKIKRRLHSKRVLLILDGVDHLDQLKTLAGARDWFGKGSRIIITTRDQHLLPAHGVDSTYEMTGLNQDDAFQLFCWHAFRSENPVDSYGEFVEQIINYAGSLPLVLTVLGSDLYGRTKKEWVSSMDEYKKIPHQDIQKILQTSYDRLSENEKNVFLDIACFFNGQWLDDVIIKILDNFGFFPNSSIPRLREKCLISKSDGRLQMHDLLRDMGREVVRQESLKNPGPRSRLFFHKDVRKVLEEDIGTYRVEAIVVDFPEGADIIRLSPKAFKNMKRLRLFRCRNAHFSGEPNCLPNSVSVLDWPNCPLQSMPSEFRGDELFILRMPGSRIQEIHLEYFKNLTVMNFRDCDFLTKFSDISSCPNLKEIDLRSCKNLVEVHDSVGLQLDKLVKLNLGRCFNLKSFPRGLQLRSLRFLDLSDCSSLQNFPEIECEMKHLHEVHLMGTSIEELPSSIGYLTGLAYLLLSRSINLKRLPSSFHQLRSLQYMSLDHCPNIISFGMEEEMHNGQPTPYVVPTSWENEASVGAELFPLPPPTKSTTALKLFLINSGLSKSNFFGPFSCFRNLELEVLDLSGSDIVSIPASIKTFVRLWRLHLDDCKQLQEIMEFPPNLEELYADGCISLERLPEISKIFHFPMLKWIKLTRCYKLVNNMGNYCMPNSAWNEAKMIFPGNKIPDWFSHCKETSNGSHRCEFDIKGSPRYNLDDIIGISFCAVIEPVGTERLTVDIMIGSTKLFGNRCVGKFDEMDSDHVWFEHLRPRIVEPANNLRIIFESNPNLVTFKRCGVHLSYKTMNRMRKMMKMLMSIWTHPLKILEI
- the LOC108998298 gene encoding disease resistance protein RPP2A-like isoform X2, with amino-acid sequence MKLQLWKAALQEVANLSGYHLIRNGWNESEFIEEIVQDISRMANDHLYLHVAEHPVGLKPHVEDVNLLLSIGTKDIRMIGIFGVGGIGKTTLAKAIYNSIAFRFEASCFLPIDSDTWNQVNRLVQLQETLLFNILGECKSLKVDNIDTGISKIKRRLHSKRVLLILDGVDHLDQLKTLAGARDWFGKGSRIIITTRDQHLLPAHGVDSTYEMTGLNQDDAFQLFCWHAFRSENPVDSYGEFVEQIINYAGSLPLVLTVLGSDLYGRTKKEWVSSMDEYKKIPHQDIQKILQTSYDRLSENEKNVFLDIACFFNGQWLDDVIIKILDNFGFFPNSSIPRLREKCLISKSDGRLQMHDLLRDMGREVVRQESLKNPGPRSRLFFHKDVRKVLEEDIGTYRVEAIVVDFPEGADIIRLSPKAFKNMKRLRLFRCRNAHFSGEPNCLPNSVSVLDWPNCPLQSMPSEFRGDELFILRMPGSRIQEIHLEYFKNLTVMNFRDCDFLTKFSDISSCPNLKEIDLRSCKNLVEVHDSVGLQLDKLVKLNLGRCFNLKSFPRGLQLRSLRFLDLSDCSSLQNFPEIECEMKHLHEVHLMGTSIEELPSSIGYLTGLAYLLLSRSINLKRLPSSFHQLRSLQYMSLDHCPNIISFGMEEEMHNGQPTPYVVPTSWENEASVGAELFPLPPPTKSTTALKLFLINSGLSKSNFFGPFSCFRNLELEVLDLSGSDIVSIPASIKTFVRLWRLHLDDCKQLQEIMEFPPNLEELYADGCISLERLPEISKIFHFPMLKWIKLTRCYKLVNNMGNYCMPNSAWNEAKMIFPGNKIPDWFSHCKETSNGSHRCEFDIKGSPRCVGKFDEMDSDHVWFEHLRPRIVEPANNLRIIFESNPNLVTFKRCGVHLSYKTMNRMRKMMKMLMSIWTHPLKILEI
- the LOC108998298 gene encoding TMV resistance protein N-like isoform X3 is translated as MKLQLWKAALQEVANLSGYHLIRNGWNESEFIEEIVQDISRMANDHLYLHVAEHPVGLKPHVEDVNLLLSIGTKDIRMIGIFGVGGIGKTTLAKAIYNSIAFRFEASCFLPIDSDTWNQVNRLVQLQETLLFNILGECKSLKVDNIDTGISKIKRRLHSKRVLLILDGVDHLDQLKTLAGARDWFGKGSRIIITTRDQHLLPAHGVDSTYEMTGLNQDDAFQLFCWHAFRSENPVDSYGEFVEQIINYAGSLPLVLTVLGSDLYGRTKKEWVSSMDEYKKIPHQDIQKILQTSYDRLSENEKNVFLDIACFFNGQWLDDVIIKILDNFGFFPNSSIPRLREKCLISKSDGRLQMHDLLRDMGREVVRQESLKNPGPRSRLFFHKDVRKVLEEDIGTYRVEAIVVDFPEGADIIRLSPKAFKNMKRLRLFRCRNAHFSGEPNCLPNSNLTVMNFRDCDFLTKFSDISSCPNLKEIDLRSCKNLVEVHDSVGLQLDKLVKLNLGRCFNLKSFPRGLQLRSLRFLDLSDCSSLQNFPEIECEMKHLHEVHLMGTSIEELPSSIGYLTGLAYLLLSRSINLKRLPSSFHQLRSLQYMSLDHCPNIISFGMEEEMHNGQPTPYVVPTSWENEASVGAELFPLPPPTKSTTALKLFLINSGLSKSNFFGPFSCFRNLELEVLDLSGSDIVSIPASIKTFVRLWRLHLDDCKQLQEIMEFPPNLEELYADGCISLERLPEISKIFHFPMLKWIKLTRCYKLVNNMGNYCMPNSAWNEAKMIFPGNKIPDWFSHCKETSNGSHRCEFDIKGSPRYNLDDIIGISFCAVIEPVGTERLTVDIMIGSTKLFGNRCVGKFDEMDSDHVWFEHLRPRIVEPANNLRIIFESNPNLVTFKRCGVHLSYKTMNRMRKMMKMLMSIWTHPLKILEI
- the LOC108998298 gene encoding disease resistance protein RPP2A-like isoform X4, with the protein product MKLQLWKAALQEVANLSGYHLIRNGWNESEFIEEIVQDISRMANDHLYLHVAEHPVGLKPHVEDVNLLLSIGTKDIRMIGIFGVGGIGKTTLAKAIYNSIAFRFEASCFLPIDSDTWNQVNRLVQLQETLLFNILGECKSLKVDNIDTGISKIKRRLHSKRVLLILDGVDHLDQLKTLAGARDWFGKGSRIIITTRDQHLLPAHGVDSTYEMTGLNQDDAFQLFCWHAFRSENPVDSYGEFVEQIINYAGSLPLVLTVLGSDLYGRTKKEWVSSMDEYKKIPHQDIQKILQTSYDRLSENEKNVFLDIACFFNGQWLDDVIIKILDNFGFFPNSSIPRLREKCLISKSDGRLQMHDLLRDMGREVVRQESLKNPGPRSRLFFHKDVRKVLEEDIGTYRVEAIVVDFPEGADIIRLSPKAFKNMKRLRLFRCRNAHFSGEPNCLPNSVSVLDWPNCPLQSMPSEFRGDELFILRMPGSRIQEIHLEYFKNLTVMNFRDCDFLTKFSDISSCPNLKEIDLRSCKNLVEVHDSVGLQLDKLVKLNLGRCFNLKSFPRGLQLRSLRFLDLSDCSSLQNFPEIECEMKHLHEVHLMGTSIEELPSSIGYLTGLAYLLLSRSINLKRLPSSFHQLRSLQYMSLDHCPNIISFGMEEEMHNGQPTPYVVPTSWENEASVGAELFPLPPPTKSTTALKLFLINSGLSKSNFFGPFSCFRNLELEVLDLSGSDIVSIPASIKTFVRLWRLHLDDCKQLQEIMEFPPNLEELYADGCISLERLPEISKIFHFPMLKWIKLTRCYKLVNNMGNYCMPNSAWNEAKMIFPGNKIPDWFSHCKETSNDV